One Bacillus sp. 1780r2a1 DNA segment encodes these proteins:
- a CDS encoding flagellin encodes MRINHNIAALNTYRQFGNANAAQSKSMEKLSSGLAINKAGDNAAGLAISEKMRGQIRGLDQAGKNAQDSISMIQTAEGALNETHDILQRMRELAVQAGNDTNTGTDRGEIQKEINQLTSEINRIGNTTEFNNQKLLNATSGTQVGGSPAVPGTPATTIASATDMTAGGTNTASGEATISGTFTGAADETLTLQKTATGWSVDGGTSDVSLTGDTFTYKGMTIDISAAKGDAATGDTWTQDLTAAVAGTPATGAKSQFTTQIGANENQTMTLEFEDMRAAALGITGTAGNAGFTTAATVTDGTNNTANEAALDVSSAENAGKAVTAIQSAIEKVSAERSKLGANQNRLEHTINNLATSSENLTAAESRIRDVDMAKEMMNQTKNSILSQAAQAMLAQANQQPQGVLQLLR; translated from the coding sequence ATGAGAATTAATCATAATATTGCGGCTTTAAACACATACCGTCAGTTCGGTAATGCAAATGCTGCTCAATCAAAATCAATGGAGAAATTGTCTTCTGGTCTTGCAATTAATAAAGCTGGAGATAATGCAGCTGGGCTAGCAATCTCAGAAAAAATGCGCGGGCAAATTCGTGGTTTAGACCAAGCTGGGAAAAATGCACAAGATTCAATCTCAATGATTCAAACAGCAGAAGGTGCTTTAAACGAAACTCACGACATTCTTCAACGTATGCGTGAACTAGCTGTTCAAGCTGGTAATGATACAAACACAGGTACAGACCGTGGTGAAATTCAAAAAGAGATTAACCAATTAACATCGGAAATTAACAGAATTGGTAATACTACTGAATTTAATAACCAAAAATTATTAAATGCTACATCAGGTACTCAAGTAGGAGGTTCACCAGCTGTTCCAGGAACACCAGCAACTACAATTGCATCAGCAACTGATATGACAGCTGGGGGTACTAATACTGCTTCAGGTGAAGCTACTATTAGTGGGACATTTACAGGAGCTGCTGATGAAACTCTAACACTTCAAAAAACAGCTACTGGTTGGTCTGTAGATGGAGGAACTTCTGATGTATCTTTAACAGGAGATACATTTACTTACAAAGGTATGACAATTGACATTTCAGCTGCAAAAGGTGATGCAGCAACTGGTGATACTTGGACTCAAGACTTAACTGCAGCAGTAGCAGGAACACCAGCAACTGGTGCAAAGTCTCAATTTACAACACAAATTGGTGCGAATGAAAACCAAACCATGACGCTTGAATTTGAGGATATGCGTGCAGCAGCTCTAGGAATTACTGGTACAGCAGGAAATGCCGGTTTTACAACAGCAGCCACAGTTACTGATGGTACTAACAATACTGCTAATGAAGCTGCCCTAGACGTATCATCAGCTGAAAATGCAGGTAAAGCTGTTACAGCAATTCAAAGTGCTATTGAAAAAGTTTCCGCAGAACGTTCTAAACTAGGTGCGAACCAAAACCGCCTAGAGCACACGATTAATAATCTAGCTACATCTTCTGAAAACCTAACAGCTGCGGAATCTCGTATCCGTGACGTTGATATGGCGAAAGAAATGATGAATCAAACGAAAAACTCAATTCTTTCTCAAGCTGCTCAAGCAATGCTTGCTCAAGCTAACCAACAGCCACAAGGAGTTCTTCAACTTCTACGTTAA
- a CDS encoding flagellar protein FlaG produces the protein MEGTSFSAKMLHSIALSYANVQQSKETKQLETESKALESSNEVIIAQLEKAVEEINRKLAPTFVSVRFQLHEKSHTYFAQVVNAETNEVIREIPPEKLLDMHAEMERLAGLVIDQKM, from the coding sequence ATGGAGGGGACATCATTTTCAGCTAAAATGCTTCATTCAATTGCGTTAAGCTATGCCAATGTTCAGCAATCAAAAGAAACAAAACAGCTAGAAACAGAGTCAAAAGCGCTGGAAAGCAGCAATGAAGTAATAATTGCACAGCTTGAAAAAGCAGTGGAAGAGATTAATCGAAAGCTCGCGCCTACGTTTGTTTCGGTGCGTTTTCAGCTTCATGAAAAGTCTCATACGTATTTCGCTCAGGTTGTAAATGCAGAAACAAACGAAGTGATTCGTGAGATACCTCCCGAAAAGCTTTTAGATATGCATGCCGAGATGGAGCGGCTTGCAGGGTTAGTCATTGATCAAAAAATGTAA
- the fliS gene encoding flagellar export chaperone FliS: protein MAANPYQAYQQGAVQTASPGELTLMLYNGCIKFIKMARMGFEQHNIEVKNENLLKAQKIIQELMVTLDTSATVGKEMMAMYDYMNQRLIEANVQNRVEILDEVEEYAVEFRDTWKQVIQMNRKQTHGSGGQA from the coding sequence ATGGCAGCAAATCCTTATCAAGCGTATCAGCAAGGGGCAGTTCAAACCGCTTCACCTGGTGAACTTACGCTGATGCTTTACAACGGATGTATTAAATTTATTAAAATGGCCCGTATGGGGTTTGAACAACATAATATCGAAGTGAAAAACGAAAACTTACTTAAAGCACAAAAGATTATTCAAGAGCTAATGGTTACGTTGGATACAAGTGCTACGGTTGGAAAAGAAATGATGGCGATGTATGACTATATGAATCAGCGTTTAATTGAAGCCAATGTTCAAAATCGCGTAGAAATCCTCGACGAAGTAGAGGAATATGCCGTTGAGTTTCGCGATACGTGGAAGCAGGTTATTCAAATGAATCGTAAG
- a CDS encoding flagellar assembly protein FliW yields MLKTAYHGDVQIEQPSLTFEKGLPGFPHETQFVILPLPNADMFHVLQSTKTQEVAFVMTEPFQFFPDYDFKLDETTVKQLQLESSSDAAVYVILTMHDDVTKITANLQAPIVFNTKNNQAKQVILNNEVYQTKHALFQPVNN; encoded by the coding sequence ATGCTTAAAACAGCTTATCACGGTGATGTTCAAATTGAACAACCCTCATTAACATTTGAAAAAGGTCTTCCCGGGTTTCCACACGAAACGCAATTTGTGATTTTGCCGCTTCCAAACGCTGATATGTTCCACGTGTTACAGTCTACGAAAACGCAGGAAGTTGCGTTTGTGATGACCGAGCCATTTCAATTCTTCCCAGACTATGACTTTAAATTAGATGAGACAACGGTCAAGCAGCTTCAGCTTGAAAGTAGCAGTGACGCTGCGGTATACGTCATTTTAACGATGCATGACGACGTGACTAAAATTACGGCAAACCTGCAGGCACCAATCGTTTTTAACACCAAAAACAATCAAGCTAAGCAAGTTATCTTAAATAACGAAGTCTACCAAACAAAGCACGCGCTGTTTCAGCCCGTCAACAACTAA
- the fliD gene encoding flagellar filament capping protein FliD yields the protein MVRIGGLASGMDIDQIVSDLMKAERMPLDKIKQKKQTTEWQRDQYREMNRLLTEFRDSAFNMTLQSTYMVKSSSSADESKVTATATTSAGNASYTLSNVTMATAAKNISGAVSGTTKIDPSKSLWSQQSAFSGGLTWQTKTINQSAITVASDTTKVSLGKGAISNLPTSITVNDADGASTNYTVVNSADNLGANDVFIDAATGEMTFGTQLAKDSVVQGFDYEQNYVSFAIITYDENGKAIEDDQKNGKMNFEFDGTKSLNDVISTINNSKVGISAFYDSGTDKIMFTRKDTGKLTSSTDAAGPQMKLEGDFLTQTLKLDQTNEQSGTDATFEINGLQTTRKSNTFTISGVSFTLQDNFTAPVRVNVSNNTDKAVESIKNFVTKYNELIATLNGKITEERYRDYGPLTDAQREGLTDKQAEQWEEKAKSGLLKNDSILSSGLNQMRSNWYSAVSGLTGEFKQLTDIGITTSTNYMDRGKLVINETKLKEALEKDPQSVMDLFSKNGETTSEKGIVRRLRESVADTVSKIEQRAGRSTWTNTQFVLGRNLRDMDDQISRFESRLVQVEDRYWRQFTAMEKAIQNSNAQSMQLSQYFA from the coding sequence ATGGTTCGTATTGGTGGATTAGCAAGTGGAATGGATATTGACCAAATCGTAAGTGACTTAATGAAAGCGGAGCGTATGCCGCTGGATAAAATAAAGCAAAAAAAGCAAACAACAGAATGGCAGCGCGACCAGTATCGCGAAATGAACCGATTGTTAACGGAATTTCGTGATTCGGCTTTTAACATGACGCTCCAGTCAACATATATGGTGAAAAGCTCATCTTCAGCAGATGAATCAAAAGTTACGGCTACTGCGACAACTTCAGCAGGTAACGCGTCGTATACGTTATCAAACGTAACGATGGCGACGGCTGCCAAAAATATTAGCGGGGCAGTTTCAGGAACAACGAAAATTGATCCATCCAAAAGCTTATGGTCTCAGCAAAGTGCGTTTTCAGGTGGTCTAACGTGGCAGACTAAAACGATCAATCAAAGCGCGATTACGGTAGCGAGTGACACGACGAAGGTTTCGTTAGGAAAAGGAGCTATTTCTAATTTACCGACTTCTATTACGGTCAATGATGCGGACGGTGCTTCTACTAATTATACGGTTGTTAACAGCGCGGATAACCTAGGTGCAAACGATGTATTTATTGACGCGGCAACCGGTGAAATGACGTTTGGTACGCAACTTGCAAAAGATAGCGTGGTACAAGGGTTTGATTATGAACAAAACTACGTATCATTTGCCATTATAACCTATGATGAAAATGGAAAAGCGATTGAAGATGATCAAAAGAATGGGAAAATGAACTTTGAGTTTGATGGTACAAAATCTTTAAACGACGTTATTTCTACGATTAATAACTCCAAGGTTGGAATTTCTGCATTTTACGATTCAGGAACGGATAAAATCATGTTTACTCGTAAAGACACGGGTAAATTGACGAGCAGTACGGATGCGGCGGGTCCTCAAATGAAGCTTGAAGGTGATTTTCTGACCCAGACGCTAAAGCTCGATCAAACGAATGAACAAAGCGGAACTGACGCAACGTTTGAAATTAACGGCTTACAAACAACGCGAAAGTCCAATACGTTTACAATAAGCGGCGTGAGCTTTACCCTGCAAGATAACTTTACAGCCCCTGTGCGCGTAAATGTCAGCAATAACACGGATAAAGCCGTGGAATCAATTAAAAATTTTGTGACGAAATACAATGAGCTCATTGCCACTCTTAATGGTAAAATCACCGAAGAGCGCTACCGCGATTACGGTCCTTTAACGGATGCGCAGCGTGAAGGCTTAACGGACAAACAAGCGGAGCAGTGGGAAGAAAAAGCGAAAAGTGGGTTATTAAAAAACGATTCAATTCTTTCAAGCGGCTTAAATCAAATGCGTTCCAACTGGTATTCAGCTGTTTCAGGCCTTACGGGTGAATTTAAGCAGCTAACGGATATTGGAATTACGACAAGTACGAACTATATGGACCGTGGAAAGCTTGTTATTAACGAGACAAAGCTAAAGGAAGCACTTGAGAAAGATCCGCAGTCTGTTATGGACTTATTTTCAAAGAATGGTGAAACGACAAGCGAAAAAGGAATTGTCCGAAGACTTCGTGAATCCGTTGCGGATACGGTATCTAAAATTGAGCAGCGTGCAGGTCGCTCAACTTGGACGAATACGCAGTTTGTGCTCGGCCGTAATTTACGTGACATGGATGATCAAATTAGTCGATTTGAAAGTCGTCTTGTGCAGGTGGAAGATCGTTACTGGCGCCAATTTACAGCAATGGAAAAAGCCATTCAAAATTCAAACGCACAAAGCATGCAGCTATCGCAATATTTTGCTTAA
- the csrA gene encoding carbon storage regulator CsrA, whose amino-acid sequence MLVLTRKTNETIKIGENIEVTVLSISGDQVKLGIKAPRDVEVHRQEIYEEIQLENRQASKPVANMMDILKIINDTKPRL is encoded by the coding sequence ATGCTAGTCCTAACGCGTAAAACGAACGAAACGATTAAAATCGGTGAAAACATTGAAGTGACCGTTCTCTCTATTAGCGGTGATCAAGTCAAACTTGGTATCAAGGCCCCGCGTGACGTTGAAGTCCATCGCCAAGAAATCTATGAAGAAATACAGCTGGAAAACCGCCAGGCATCCAAGCCGGTAGCTAATATGATGGACATCTTAAAAATAATAAATGACACCAAACCAAGACTCTAA
- a CDS encoding DUF6470 family protein — MQVSATQASYAMPSITQPQPVDVSTEKIQIIVEKTPSRLTIDQTKAWEEMNLQSILKRMAEEANEGKQAVMESITKATQEGKELMKIEQEGNPIADQAKRNSEKPIYPSNITFIPSPFSVKINYVPETLSISTIKQEV, encoded by the coding sequence ATGCAAGTTAGTGCCACCCAGGCCTCTTACGCCATGCCATCCATCACTCAGCCCCAGCCAGTCGACGTTTCGACAGAAAAAATCCAGATCATTGTCGAAAAAACACCGTCCCGGCTTACTATTGATCAAACTAAGGCATGGGAAGAAATGAACCTGCAATCAATTTTAAAAAGAATGGCCGAAGAAGCAAATGAAGGAAAACAGGCGGTGATGGAATCTATTACAAAAGCAACCCAAGAAGGAAAAGAGTTAATGAAAATTGAACAGGAGGGTAATCCAATCGCTGATCAAGCCAAGCGCAACAGCGAAAAGCCCATCTATCCAAGCAACATAACCTTTATTCCAAGTCCGTTTAGTGTCAAAATAAACTATGTACCTGAAACACTATCAATCTCAACAATTAAACAAGAGGTGTAG